The genomic stretch CAGAAACATATCATCCATTGGGCATTTTCTTCTGCAGAAGAAGCTGATGACAATGACATGACAATTGTACATCACGAAACAATAAACACCAAAAAGTCTTAGTGATAGGGAAAATAAAACCATCCACAACCAGTTTTGACTGTATAATTGACTATATGGATAAGGTTTCTTTTATGTGATTAGATGCAatcacatagcattgctcaataaaaataaaatacaattgcAAGCATCAAATTATTGGACTGGGTCTAATTAGAAAAACTAGTGTATTTAAATAGTAGAACTATATTTCAGAATCTAacgtataaaattatatatattttataaatttatttgtataaattaagaTATCGTTTGTGATCATTTATTTTTCCTCTCACTTTAAAATCTTTAATAagattttgttatattatgttttatgaaTAAGTTTGTACACTTCTTAACActtctatatttatttctttcgtCTTTTCTCTATTTAGGAATTTTTTcgtatgtaattttaaatgtgTAAATATCAATTCAGATTCAATGTCTTGATTAATGATTAAAGAAAATATCAAGACATTCTAAAAAGAGAATAACCTTCTCTTTGTAGATATTGATCATATCGgccatatatatttatagttggATTCTTTTAGTTAATTATCATGGAACAAATATAAATAGCAAAGAAAATCTCATTTTGATTCCAACTTGGTGAACAGTCAAACCCAAATATGCTGAGCAAATAAAAAGCGGCCATCAAAGTTCTAAGATTTTGTTCGAACTTTCAGAATTTTCAAGGTTTTGGCTTCCGCTTGAATGCAACTTGTAAGGTTTCGTTTTTAGCTTCTGCGTTTAAAGATTTGTTTGTTGGTTTGTAATTTGGTCTTATTTTCCTTGTTTACATTGATGATCATTAACACATTAAAGTTTTGGCTTCGTTGATATTGTGAAAATTTGGGACTTTGTTATGTTAAACTTCTGATCAATGCTGCTTTACAAAGACCCATATGGAGTGTGGTATggaattttctttccttttaaatcGCCCTTAAATTCTTTGCTATATTCTGTAGAAAGTTTAAAATTTGgcgatttttttccttttaagtaGTTTCCCAAACTGTTTAGTTGCCAGAACTTCAAAATTAAGCACGTTCAAATTCTgggttttttatatataatttagttttcttTCTATTAGTCTTGTTAGCTTACATTGATGATTCAGAAGTATAAACTTTGATCCATGTTCCTTTGAATATGTGAGtgttgcttttctttttctttcgaTTGCtgaatttgttattaaaactgGGCCAAATAATTTGTGAAGTTTTGTATGCGAAAAGCGGCTGTGTCATGGTTGTTCacatgttttttaaaatttcatacatGGACTTGATGGGCATTGAAGGAGAACAGTTTTGGGGTGGTTATGGAGTTATCATGGGACAATGTTTGTCATAATGCTTCTTAAATTTCTATTGCTTGGTTATTATGCATCCATTAAGTTCTAATCTGCTGCTGTATAATCTCTTTTTGGTACTATTTTTCATGAGGTTTAACTTTTTGAACAAGCTGGAATGATGTAGCTGTTAATAACTGTTGAGATTTGGGGGAAAGCagtaacaattttcttttgcatCTATCTGGCAGCAATGTCCGGTTGATTTTGTTCATCATGGATGATGGAGGTGAAAATATTTCATGGGCTGTAAACATGTTTCAGAAGTTGGAAGATTTGTACTTAGAAGTTGATGTTGCTGTGCGGGAGGTATTGTTTTATCgcttttaactttcttttttatttttgtttttaatctctCACGACATTGATTTTATTCTTGACAGGAGATGAGAATTGTTGAAAACAATGTGCAGACAATTGGTGCCAATGTTGTTAACTTTTGTTGGGATATGGTGCTTGATCAACCTGCTCAGTTGTCAGAAGATGTAGTATTGGAAGAGGCAGCTGATGATGGAATTGATATTCTAGTCTCTGATGCTTCGAAACTCCGTGTTAACGAAATCCACCATGAGGAGGAGACAAAGAAAGTGGTGGCTCAGGACATTGATTATCTTGTTGCTTATACTTCAGAGATGGATACTGATGAAGACCACTATGAGGAGGATATGGAGGATGTGGAAGATGATGCTCCTGAGACagatattgatgatgattacTCTGAGGAAGATACAGAGGAAGAGGCAGATGATGCTTCAGAGATAGATGCTGATGAATACAAGGATATAGATGAAGAGACATATGAAACTGCAGAGATAGAGACCGATAAATATATCTCTGAGGAGGATGCAGGAGAAGAGGCACTTTATTACAGATTTCATGACTTCGATGTTCTGGTCTCTGATGCTTCAAACACTGTCTATAATAAAGGTTGTACGAAGGTGTTGCTTGATTTTCATAATCTTATCCACTCAGCCTCAGTAGAACCTACTGATGAAGCTCAGCACAATTCATCTTTACAGCAGAATGCTGATAGTAGGGTCTGTGGGAAAACAAGGATGATTGTGGAGGAACATTTTGCCAAGAAAAAGGGTCTTGATGTTGAAGTCACCCCTGCTAATGCATCGACAACAGTGTCACCTGGTCAGTCATTCATTCAAATGAAGcctttttcacttaaatttaattaattctgTTGGGATTTAGCTATCCATTATGTGCATTCAATATAGTTGCAGATGAGTCCATTGCAGAAGCCATCCTGGATAATGATCATACTGAGCTGGACATAGAAACTATTGATTCTTTTGAATCCatgaaaattgatgaaaatagCGACATGACAGACGAAACTGAGTTTGAGGTAAAATCTCTCTtttgatgattattattttttagtaatgcTATATGCACTGAGTTTTAAGTACTCAAAACTGGATGTATAtagttttgttaattattattttcgtTCGGTGTTGCATTAAATTGGTTGTAATGCGCAGATGATTGGAAAGAATGAGGAAGAGGGGATGTTGGGACTGAGAAAAGAGAAGACAATAAAGCTGTTCGGACCAATGGTTGAAATACCAGAGGATGAATTTTGTGATTCAGAATGGGTGATTGTTTAGATGAATTATTGAGCCTATGAAATAAGCAAGTATGGTTtgtgataaattttgataaaatatataaaaataattcatagaTTGTTATCATTTCAGTTGTATGTTTAagtgaaaaattcaaattaatatcattgtagcaaaatattttctctaaaGTTTATAAGATACAATGGAGAATTTTCACATTGTTGTGGATGGTCGGATCCCCACCACCCCCTCGCTTGTATTTTTATGTATGCTAGTTTGTGATGTGTCAAAATCGTggctaaatgttatttttttagtcGTTCAAAATTGCAATCGTCAGAGCCCTAAGAAATAAGGTAAGCTTTAGGTAAACATGACAAATAGGTCAGATTGGCCTATAGCCCTATTCAAAGTAtgaaaaaatagttcaatttagAAGGACAGAGTTTGATATTATGGTACATCATGTCAGACATTAGGATGGCAAtagggaggggatctcaatcccggTCCCCGTCCCGTCTCCTGGCCCGTCCTCATTACGGGGATGAGAATGATTTTTTGTTCTCTCCccgcaaagaaaaatctcttctCCATTCCCTTTTTATCCCCACGGGAAAAAAATCTTCTCCCCGtatctgtaaaaaaaaaatttttttttttatcttttaaacataatataaatatattaaataaaattaaaattaacctactattttaaatatcacaaatataatatattaactactttaatatatataacaaaaccttaaataaatttgaaaaatataaataatttaaaactataaaaaatatattagtattttaaataaatatattaatataaagagatagGGATGAAGATGggggcggggaggggaaggGGCGGCGTGGGGCAAGGAGGGGATACATGTATTCCCATTTTCCGGTTCTTTCCCGATTatggagattttttttatccctaTCCCTGTTCGCGATTgtggggattttttttattctcaatcCTGTTCCTATCAGGGAATTCCCTTTCTGTCATCTCTATCAGACATGAGGATTGAACCTTGGGTTTAGGCATCAAACTTGCTGGTCGGTCTAGTTTGActaattattgttcatataattattaaataataattataatattaaaaattaaataatagttttaatataaaattaacggATGAACTTGTTTAAAACCTGACCATATGTACATAGAATTGGATCGTGGATCTTATGTATTGTTTTTGGTTAGCCCAGTCTGATCACTAGGCTTGGTGGTTCGCGTTGGAGCCATCCGACCCGGTCCAGTGACCGGTCCAGTGACAGGCTCTAGTTCAGGTatcaatatatgaaaataaagaaatgctATTTAGTCCATCTACTTTACGTTGAGTAATTTTGAGTTTCAAAAATACTAAGATTTAAGTAAACTTGTGGGCGGGGCTACAAATAATATGGAACGATAGCCAGGCCCTGGAGTGCAGAAAAAAGAGCCCAAGCTGAGGTGGACAGCCCAACCAACAGCAGAAGATTTCGGTTTTCAGTAAGTGAAAGCAAAACGAAGCGAAGGAAAATGAACGAGCGAGTATCGGATGCGCTGTAATGGCGGAGAGTTTATTGGGTCCCTCATTCTGTTGCAACACTAGCATCATTACTGCATCgcctcttcttctttttcataatttttattttcctcgTAGAAAATCTCTCTCAATGTCTGCTTTTCATTGCCATTGCCTCTCTAATTCTAATTCAAAGCCAAATCCAAATCCTATTCAGCCTTCTCTGCTCGTGTTCTCTGGCGGTACTGCCTTTAACGGCGTTGTAGAAGAACTTAAGAGGTTTACCACACGTGTTGCTCACGTTCTTCCCGTTTCTGACGACGGTGGAAGCACTGCTGAAATTGTTCGCGTACTtggtaaattaaatatatataaagttaatagatcaaaaacatattcaatttaattctttCAATGCTTTTATAAGGTGGTCCGGCTGTCGGCGATATACGGTCGAGGTGTTTGAGGTTGTCAGACGAGAGTACTTCAGAGGCGCTTGCGGTTCGCAGGTTGCTTGGTCATCGTTTACCACTTGATCCGCAACAAGCCAAATCAGAATGGTAAGCTGTTAAACCTTTTTAACATTTGAAATAACATATGGTAAAAgctattaaatttatcttagGATATTAATTGCGTAATTCACCTGGTAGGATATACTAGGAATCATGGGGGTGTTGTGTTTTCAACGAGTTAAGAATTTGGCAGGTATGATATTGTGGAAGGAGAACATTCCCTTTGGAATGGAGTGTCAAGACCTTATAGGGAAACCATTCGAGCTTTTCTTGCTTATTTTCAGAATGAGGTATGGGTCTGTATACTGATTAGATAGTGTAAGTAGTGATACTTATTAGCTAAAAGGCAATCAATTATGGTAATAAGGAAGTGTTATCTTTATCAATTGTGGTTTACACGTGATACTCACACTTCGTAAGGAAGTACATTTTGTTTCTAGATGTtacttgtttttcttcttcatttctaCATTCATGAATTATTAAATGCTTTGTGGAATTTTTCGAGTGCTTAGTTTGATGGTCAACATATTATCTTGATACAGATCCTCCGACGTCCCAGTGAATTATTTTGTTTCAGTAATGGCAGGTAGGTTGTGCTACTGTCTGTCATATCATGGTATTGTTTCTGTTTTGTGGTTGTATGGGAGCATACTTTACTTTTGGGATTCTTTAGTTGCTCTCTTCTAAAATTGTAATGGTGGCTTCCTATCGCACATTCATAGTGGTCATATTAGTTTATGCATTTCAGGGCATTAGCATCAATATTCGTGCCCATAGAGGGTTAGTTGAGGAATGCTTGGGCAATTAGTAATGTGTCAAGAGAAATTTGTATTAGAAGCCATGGATACACTTCTAGATAATGGATCTGGGGACAACTAATGATGTAGATCTAGCATGTCATGTGTGGATACTCAACATGCAAAATGTCACTCAGGGGGTATAGCGATATAAAGTTATCATGACCGTTGTTCATTTTACAAAATGATCTGCATGTTATCTGAATTTATCCCAAGTTGTCTGACACCCATCGTTTTTGCAGCATTGGGAATTTTTTCTTTGCAGGAGCACGCATATTTTTTCAGTCTTTAGATGCtgcaatatttttgttttcacgTGTTTCAGATATTCCCTCAGAAAGTCAGGTCCTCCCAGTCATCTCCACCAATGACAGACTGACATTAGGTTGTGAACTTTGGGTATGATTATCAGTTAATGTTTTGGCATGCATATTTTGTCTAATGGCCCATACTTACCATCACAAACAATTCACaagctattattttttttttttgggtaaatctGCATTTTCAGTTtctattttaaagataatttcaAATGTTAGAatgggatttttattttttgtcatttttgttacTTTTGCTTTCC from Mangifera indica cultivar Alphonso chromosome 6, CATAS_Mindica_2.1, whole genome shotgun sequence encodes the following:
- the LOC123218798 gene encoding MATH and LRR domain-containing protein PFE0570w-like isoform X2 yields the protein MDDGGENISWAVNMFQKLEDLYLEVDVAVREEMRIVENNVQTIGANVVNFCWDMVLDQPAQLSEDVVLEEAADDGIDILVSDASKLRVNEIHHEEETKKVVAQDIDYLVAYTSEMDTDEDHYEEDMEDVEDDAPETDIDDDYSEEDTEEEADDASEIDADEYKDIDEETYETAEIETDKYISEEDAGEEALYYRFHDFDVLVSDASNTVYNKGCTKVLLDFHNLIHSASVEPTDEAQHNSSLQQNADSRVCGKTRMIVEEHFAKKKGLDVEVTPANASTTVSPDESIAEAILDNDHTELDIETIDSFESMKIDENSDMTDETEFEMIGKNEEEGMLGLRKEKTIKLFGPMVEIPEDEFCDSEWVIV
- the LOC123218798 gene encoding MATH and LRR domain-containing protein PFE0570w-like isoform X1 translates to MDDGGENISWAVNMFQKLEDLYLEVDVAVREEMRIVENNVQTIGANVVNFCWDMVLDQPAQLSEDVVLEEAADDGIDILVSDASKLRVNEIHHEEETKKVVAQDIDYLVAYTSEMDTDEDHYEEDMEDVEDDAPETDIDDDYSEEDTEEEADDASEIDADEYKDIDEETYETAEIETDKYISEEDAGEEALYYRFHDFDVLVSDASNTVYNKGCTKVLLDFHNLIHSASVEPTDEAQHNSSLQQNADSRVCGKTRMIVEEHFAKKKGLDVEVTPANASTTVSPVADESIAEAILDNDHTELDIETIDSFESMKIDENSDMTDETEFEMIGKNEEEGMLGLRKEKTIKLFGPMVEIPEDEFCDSEWVIV
- the LOC123218797 gene encoding uncharacterized protein YNL011C isoform X1 — protein: MAESLLGPSFCCNTSIITASPLLLFHNFYFPRRKSLSMSAFHCHCLSNSNSKPNPNPIQPSLLVFSGGTAFNGVVEELKRFTTRVAHVLPVSDDGGSTAEIVRVLGGPAVGDIRSRCLRLSDESTSEALAVRRLLGHRLPLDPQQAKSEWYDIVEGEHSLWNGVSRPYRETIRAFLAYFQNEILRRPSELFCFSNGSIGNFFFAGARIFFQSLDAAIFLFSRVSDIPSESQVLPVISTNDRLTLGCELWDGMVIRGQNEISHPTNGSMEPVKKERSAVPELPSRIKRVFYMSSEGRNLLHEVFPTANPTVLDQLNSVNCIVYAMGSLFTSICPSLVLLGIGEIISSRSCPKVLLLNGSQDRETSGFSASCFVTAITDALNRTYGNPHKSLKNSPSQYINTILVPKDGEIPLDIQKLASQGIFDVIVVDSGRDPKVGVIFDPKSLIQAIADLLINYVRTNATKARTK
- the LOC123218797 gene encoding uncharacterized protein YNL011C isoform X2 — translated: MAESLLGPSFCCNTSIITASPLLLFHNFYFPRRKSLSMSAFHCHCLSNSNSKPNPNPIQPSLLVFSGGTAFNGVVEELKRFTTRVAHVLPVSDDGGSTAEIVRVLGGPAVGDIRSRCLRLSDESTSEALAVRRLLGHRLPLDPQQAKSEWYDIVEGEHSLWNGVSRPYRETIRAFLAYFQNEILRRPSELFCFSNGSIGNFFFAGARIFFQSLDAAIFLFSRVSDIPSESQVLPVISTNDRLTLGCELWDGMVIRGQNEISHPTNGSMEPVKKERSAVPELPSRIKRVFYMSSEGRNLLHEVLLGIGEIISSRSCPKVLLLNGSQDRETSGFSASCFVTAITDALNRTYGNPHKSLKNSPSQYINTILVPKDGEIPLDIQKLASQGIFDVIVVDSGRDPKVGVIFDPKSLIQAIADLLINYVRTNATKARTK